The Brassica napus cultivar Da-Ae chromosome C7, Da-Ae, whole genome shotgun sequence genomic interval GTTGAACTGTACAAGTCTTACATGTGTCCTTGGACGTCTTAATCCCAAGAGAACCAAACAAATACCAAACTACATCTGATTCTGCAACATAACAActactaaatcctaaacaagAAGACTTGCCTAAGCAATTCCTAGGACTTTCTGGTAACAAAATCTTCAGGTTCAAACAAAGCTTTTCTCTTAACGCTTCATACTCGtccttctcttttctctttgctCTTCAAGTGCTTAATTTTTGTCAAGGGCCTAAAACTCGATGATGCCAAAACGAATGTGCCTACTAATTGCTATGGTCAGACAACATCACATGCCATGAGAGCAGTAGTACTATATCATgatttttaacttcttttttagACTTACAACTAAGAGTTAAAAGAGGAAAACTAGTTGGTTGTTACTACTGTGTCTTTTAATCTGTGAATTAAGGAAGAGAAAAAAACAGTAATAGCAATGCTGCCACAAACAAGTGGCGAGGAGAGTTCTTCTCTCTACTCAGACTCCAACCTGTCTTGTCAGAGATTCAAACGATTCAGATAGCAGTGCTGCCTCAAATCATGTCTTCTGATTGAAAACAGTAATAGCATAGATTCACTATGTGCAGAGAACTCATCTGTCTCCTCAGAACCAATAAGTCTTGCTGCCATAGATTCAAACTACATTGGAAATAATCCACATTGTAGTACTAGTTAAGATGAACACACATGTGTGGATTCACCTCTTCCTGAATCTCCCTATTCAAGAAGTGAGTATCCAAGAACTCAATCCAACGAAGAAGATTCCACAGATAAATCTGTGAGCATTATTACTAAGGAGCACAAGCTTTTAACTGGAATAGTCCAGTGGTTTCGCTTCAACAACTGTCTTATAACAATgatacaaagttttttttttttaacaccaaatatttatattaatttaaaggtCCAGTGAACTAAAACAATTAGAACCGGAGAAATATTTGACGGTAATACAAGATAACTGAACCATAACGAAAACGAAAAATAGAGATGaccaaagagaaaaaaaactccAGAGAAGCTTCACTTGTACTCTTAAAACTCGCATTCAAAGAACTCGGATTTAAAACCGACATCGAAGAACCCAACCAATGGATTTGGTCCTATGAAAACCGTCTCTGAAGATAACTAGATAACTGGAGAGAAAGGAGTTGATTGACCTTCCATTAAAATAACTTGATGGTGAGGAAGTAATGCCGAGAATTCTGGTTCTAGAGTACTCGTCAAGGAcgataaatatatgaaatacgGCTGTAACAACATTTTAAAGAACAAATGTATACAACTCCTCCTCCGTCCTTGGAAACCTTAAGCATGGAAGGGAGCTTGCATCGAGAGTGGCACACATAGCAAACTGGTCTACAAATAGAGGTGCTGGACACCACTTCTTCATTGGATCTTGTTGCTAAACCTTTCTCGATATATCCGTAATATCCAGAAATGGTGCCAATAGAAATATATGAACATGGCATGAAATATGAGAAGTCTCCAAAAACGCATGAAACATGTAAAACGACTCCACAATCGTTGCATGTGTAGAAACCTTCCTTTGGATCCAATTTTGTTTCACATGCCTCATGTAACACCCCAAAACCCAAGCCCACAAAGATTTTGAGGAAAGGCCCGCTCTGCGGCCCATCTTGATTAAAATGCCTAGGGTTTCCTTGCctctcctataaatacaaagCCTCCACCCCTTAGACTTCCATCAGAAAGATTAGAAGCGAAGCCCTGCAGAGAATCCCCGAAGATcggaaaccctagccgtcgactctttctctctctttcgcgCCGCCTTTCTCCCTCTTCCCCGCGCCgtctctctcccttctctctcttcgccgcgcctccttctctcctctctctcctcgccgcgagcagccgcgagtggtggtggtggtcgtgTGGCGTCTCGGATCTCAACTCTCACTTCTCTCGCCTCTCATctcagatccagatccagatctaggctaaggtgaggtGTTCTACCCAGATCTCTTTCATGTTCTTCTATATTGTTGAATGTGGATCTAGGATTGAGTAGATCCTGTTTgttgctaggttgatagatcatATTGCATCAGAACTCTCATACTGATCTAAGTCTCTAAATAAACTGGATGTAATGATGATTGActgattgattgtttgattggttGAAGATCTGTGGTTTGTGATTGAGAGCTAGGATGGTTAGAAAGAAATGAACATACGATCATAAGAGAAATGTTAACCGGTCTGGTTAGATGAATGATAGGATATCTATGAATGATTGTTAAATGGATTGAGTGTGACACCAAGAACGGATGGCGTCTAAAAAGGAAAGTAGAAAGAGTCTAAGGGTAAAGAAAAACGGAAAtgataagaaaaaggaaataaagGGAAAAGAAAAGTTAAATGATTGAAATACGATCCACCGAGGAActggtggggagtatgggaaatgaatagaaatggaatacgaaccaccgagggactggtggggagtatgggaaaacgcggcggccgtagcgttcaaaaacgGCAGGTTAAGAATATAGGCGCCAgtaagattgagtcacgccgagtcttggcgggaaggggCCGTAATACACTGCAAAGGGTATAGACTACATCCAAGGGAACCGGATGCCGAGTGTACCAGGGCAGGCGGCTCCACAGGAACGCAGCAAGAAAAGGAGAGGGTTGgtccgcttgagctgtgtaggtcctagAGTTCTAGGATGACTGgagtcttaaataataaactgaaTTGTGTGAATTGAGTGATGACTGAGTTCATTGCATTGCTTGTTTTCGTGAAATGAAACCTTAATAGCTAGTCAAGAAATGGGTGTAGTGACTAGTCGGTTCTCGTTTCGCATTGAGCAGTATAAAAGCTCATGGGGGAGGCTGGTCTAGAATCGCTTCACTGAGTATTcatactcacccctctttttcCCTCTCCCTTTTTGCAGAACTATAAGTGGAAATGTCAATGGTAAGAAAGGATACACACCTTAAACTCATGGGACCAGAAACGGGACACACGGAGATGTCGGGAAAGTAGACATGTGTGTCCTAAACCCCGCGCCCAGGAACCCCGGTTGGAAATGGGGAAGGGGCGGGTGtttcaattggtatcagagccaggttaaggTCCCTTAATACTAACTTAAGGGATCATCGTTTCCGATATTGCCCATTTCCCTTATGGTTCTGATAGACCGTCATAGCTAACGTTGAAGGAAAATTCGAACAGCTCAGAGTCTCCGGTCAAGATCAGGTCAACAAAAAGTCCTTGTACCGCAGTGTAGTGGAGTTTCAGAGATTCAGGAATGGGTAACAAGGAGTTGTAAGGCAAGTATACAGAGGGATTAGTCGCCTAGCACGGCAAGTTAAGGGGTAATGGAAAGTCGGACCTACGAGCGGAAGGAAACGTCTCGCCGGCGACACCGCCCCACACCGGGCCGGGAAGGCCGGGGGGAAGAGAGACGGACGCAAGGCCGAGGCGTGCGCAGCTTCACGGAGGAATTAAACTCTGCAAAGAAATGGACTCCTGGCATTCCGATATAACAGTCAAACTCGTTTccacatataaaaaaaaaaaaaatatatgggcGCGGGTCCCACCACCATGGCGTGGGCCCGCCGATGAGGAAGAGGTGGACCAGGGCGGCCAAGGGACTACCGGCGAGACAGTAGGAGAAAGCCGATTTCAGATTGTGAGAACTAAGCTAAGGATCATCTTGGGGTAAAAAGGATGATGGAGGATCATCTTGGGGGTAAAAAGGATGACGGAGAGTAATCTTGAAGCAGAATGCGAAATGCTAATAAGGATATGGGATCTTCATAGGGTAAAAAGGGACGATAAGAACCACATCGTGGATGAGATTTCATGGAATGCTGAAGCAGCACTAGTTTTGAGAAATGATTGAAAAACTGCCATCTCTGCATGACTACTATTACATTCTGATCAGGTCTTTGTTTTTACGCTGCAGGATGTCTTCACCAGTGCATCACGAGCTCGGAGAAAGACGCATGCGCTATGGACCAAAAGGGACAAGGGCGTACGCCCGCAAGCCCTACTGTGACGCTTGGGGTGACATGGTACCTGCACTCTTCCCAGACGAAGAGGAAATGGAGTTCGCGGAGCAGCCGAACACCCCCATCCAGGAGACGACCGTGAGGCGTCGGGTTTTGATGCCCCATTTTCAGCGGGCAGCTGAGTACAGGCGATTGTACCAGGGTCAGGGGACTTTCCAGTTTACGCCTGAAGTTGACATGACACCGGCCACTAAGGGCCGAGGGCGCCCAAGGACGATGGGGCCGACCAGGGAAGGTTCGGGACCGATCAGGATGGAGGACAGTGTACCAACGAGGAAACGTGGGCGTCCAAGGAGGATTCCGAGCATTGATGCAGAGAGCCTGAGGAACATAACCGGAGTATGTCGGTGTGGAACAGTGATGCAGGCCAGGCAGGGACCGCGCTCAGTCCGGGAGTACACAGAGGAATTCCTGGAGTCAGCCAAAAGATGCAAGCCCAAGACAACGGAGGATTGGTGCCGGTGGTACAAGGCAAGACTCCGCGAAGAAATTCGGGGAAAGCTGATTGGTGTGTTGGAACCATGGGAATTTGCCTTGGTGAACCGGATGGCCGGTCAGGCAATGGAGGCTGAACGGACACTTACTCGTCGGGTTGTCGCCATCTCGAGCTCTGAGGAGGACATAGAGGTGGAAGAGGATCCATCGGAGGACTCAGAGTGGGAAGAGGAGTCGGCGTTGTCGACGGGGAGTGGCCGCGTGGCTGGTCCTAAGCCGGAAGGGGAGCAGAAGTCTCCAGTTCGAAGTGGCTAGTTGTGATTCCTAAATCAGCTAGTAGGAGTAGGACACGGTTTTCTTCATTCCTATTGTTCTTTTTAGCTTTCATTTCTTGTTATAAGGATATTCGCGGATTTTGGCGATACCTTGAGACCTATCTATTTATTGTAGTCCTACTccatttcatttattaaattcattgTTGGTTTTAAATGAACTTGAGCAAGTAAGATGCCTTTTGTGTGCTTCCCTTGATTGTGTTTGAAAACTTTCCCCGGGTTTTGAGATGTTAAGATTTaaagcctaaagattggaattCGGGGCGAATTCTGATTAAcagggggagaattgtaacacCCCAAAACCCAAGCCCACAAAGATTTTGAGGAAAGGCCCGCTATGCGGCCCATCTTGATTAAAATCCCTAGGGTTTCCTTGCctctcctataaatacaaagCCTCTACCCCTTAGACTTCCATCAGAAAGATTAGAAGCGTAGCCCTGCAGAGAATCCCCGAAGATcggaaaccctagccgtcgactctttctctctcttccacACCGCCTTTCTCCTCTTTCTCCCTCTTCCCCGCGCCgtctctctcccttctctctcttcGCCGCACctccttctctcctctctctcctcgccgcgagcagccgcgagtggtggtggtggtcgtgTGGCGTCTCGGATCTCAACTCTCACTTCTCTCGCCTCTCATctcagatccagatccagatctaggctaaggtgaggtGTTCTACCCAGATCTCTTTCATGTTCTTCTATATTGTTGAATGTGGATCTAGGATTGAGTAGATCCTGTTTgttgctaggttgatagatcatATTGCATCAGAACTCTCATACTGATCTAAGTCTCTAAATAAACTGGATGTAATGATGATTGActgattgattgtttgattggttGAAGATCTGTGGTTTGTGATTGAGAGCTAGGATGGTTAGAAAGAAATGAACATAGGATCATAAGAGAAATGTTAACCGGTCTGGTTAGATGAACGATAGGATATCTATGAATGATTGTTAAATGGATTGAGTGTGACACcgagaacgggtggcgtctaaaaAGGAAAGTAGAAAGAGTCTAAGGgtaaaggaaaaaggaaatgataagaaaaaggaaataaagGGAAAAGAAAAGTTAAATGATTGAAATACGATCCACCGAGGAActggtggggagtatgggaaaTGAATAGAAATGGAATACAAACCACCGAGGGActggtggggagtatgggaaaacgcggcggccgtagcgttcaaaaacgGCAGGTTAAGAATATAggcgccggtaagattgagtcacgccgagtcttggcgggaaggggCCGTAATACACTGCAAAGGGTATAGACTACATCCAAGGGAACCGGATGCCGAGTGTACCAGGGCAGGCGGCTCCACAGGAACGCAGCAAGAAAAGGGGAGGGTTGgtccgcttgagctgtgtaggtcctagAGTTCTAGGATGACTGgagtcttaaataataaactgaaTTGTGTGAATTGAGTGATGACTGAGTTGATTGCATTGCTTGTTTTCGTGAAATGAAACCTTAATAGCTAGTCAAGAAATGAGTGTAGTGACTAGTCGGTTATCGTTTCGCATTGAGCAGTATAAAAGCTCATGGGGGAAGCTGGTCTAGAATCGCTTCACTGAGTATTCATACTCACCCATCTTTTTCCCTCTCCCTTTTTGCAGAACTATAAGTGAAAATGTCAATGGTAAGAAAGGATACGCACCTTAAACTCATGGGACCAGAAACGGGACACACGGAGATGTCGGGAAAGTAGACATGTGTGTCCTAAACCCCGCGCCCAGGAACCCCGGTTGGAAATGGGGAAGGGGCGGGTGTTTCACCTCACACCAATATTTTTCATCCACATTCATGTCACCATATGACAAAAAGAGAAGATGATCATCATATCTGTTTTTCTTTACCTTTTCAGGTAAAAGAGCACACTTGCCGTCCAATATATAGTCACACTCATCACAACCAAAGAAAATGCAACACTCCTCAATCACATCTACTACAACGTCTGTCTTTGGATGTAGACTCATAGTAGTATAAAATATGTGGATGGCTTTCGTGCTCGAGTGAATCCGAAATAGAAGCACATCGTACATCTATAATCACATTAGGTCCAGATTCGTACCTGAAACCTGTGGAGTGCTGAAGACAACACCTACAATAAAATGTGAAGTGAGAATCTGTGCGTAGCGTGAATGGCAGGTTGTTGCACATATGTCTTTTTTTTCGTGGAAGGTTAGCGCATTTTTCATGGAGAATGAAATCACATTGCTGTTGCTTGCAAATAAAAAACGGTTCTGAACCAATCTGGAAGACGCATGCCTTACATAGTGTGTTTTCAGATAGAATCATCCCATCCTTGTTGATTTGTAAGTTATGATGATCGTGTGGCTGAAATGTCTTATGGTGTTATCGTCAATCACCTCGTACGGTGCAATTTCCTCTTCTTCAGGTGTCCCTTCTCGTTCAACCATGTCCCATACATCTCTTCTTGTTGCACATCTTGCATGAGCAGCAAAACTAGGGCACTTTGAGCAAGTATAAGCCCCGTAGAACCCATCAACTTCTTTACGGCAAACTCTGCATTTCAACTTCATAAGAGATGCGGTGATCATGGCGGTTTATGCTTATGACGCGTGGTAGATCAATGCATTCTCGATGGATTATGAAATTACATGGAAGACATAAATAAGGGCTTCGGCTACCTTGCGTCCCACAAGCATTGCAAGTGAAGTCAATGAGTCTTGAAAAAAGATGAAGTTGATGTTCATGTGTCTTCAAGCATTGGATGTTTAGCGGTGGTGGATTTCTCATACATGCGCTACATATGCTGTAGTTACAAACATCACAGAGGTGAAATTGACGAAATCCCTTCTCGCAAAGAAGACACTTCTTGTCAGCGTAATCAGGAACTTGACCTCTACGAGACTTGAGTGGGTGTTGGGGATGGGAAGTGTGGTATGCTTCAGGAAAAAAATCTACACAATCCACATGGGTGACATATTGGTCGCACTCTTGATATCCACACGCTTTGCAGATTTTCTCTCCCCTCCCACGGTAACTCTCAGAGACGATTTTAAATAGATGCTCGTGTCCGTAGGAATTTACAGGAAGAGCACGCGTACTTGATCTCCTGGCGCACTTCAAATCCAACTTGAAATCACATATTTTACAACAATAACCGGCTTTGAAACTATATCCACAGAAACATGTATGTGATTGGGAATTGTGTAAGGGAAGGGTAGGGATGATCAGTTTGAGAAGGTTGGGATGGAAAGAGTGGTTGATCTCTTTTAAGGGCTTGAAACACTCTTTATGGAACATAATTTCTTCACACCCCAGCTCATTGCAACGGTACCCTCCATAGATATAGCCATAATCATCACTTAATAAGTTGCACGCCTTGCACTGAGTAAGAACAAAGCGATTGAAAGGTATCAAAGGATGCTCGTGAAGTTGTGGTAACTCTACTCTTTCCATGCTTATTTGTTTCCTTCCATCATCGTGATgtgatttttctttttccacCGTGATTTTGTTTACTTCCATAATCTCAAAAAAGCTCTTTTCTTCTACGCTATTTTGAATCTggtatctgttttttttttgtgcaactgaatctggttttaatttttcttcaaaagtgattcatctttaTTTTGATCCAGGATTTTACGCATCCACTAGCTTAACTAGGACCACAAAAGGATTCATCGTCATTGAGAAACATGTATTGGCTCCACCGCTTTTTGTCCTTTTGTAGAGAAACGGTTTCAACCATAGATACATGGACAAGTAGATAAGATGAGGCACGTAGTTGGCTGCCAATAAGTTCATTCTCAAGGATCACTCATCATGTAACTACTATTTCCCACAATACacttgtatataattttatcggACACAAAGTCGTATCTCCGTAATAATAATGAATACACACAAAAGATGCATTAGCTTACAGTAAATGAAATAGAAGTTGTTGgcaaaaaaatgaaatagaaGTTTGGGTTACTGGTTACTCAGAAATAggcttttaatatttatagcaTCAAGGGAGAAACTTATGTTTTTCTGTTCTGAAACATTGCAAAACGATGGAAACAATAGAACTACAAATGAGCATTGTCTTTCTGAGACTCAAGATGATGAATGTGACTTGTGGGAGATTGGCTTTACTGCCTCTTCTGAGATAGCTTTTACCTCATTTTGTAGAGTAGGGCTTGCAATGCTGGCCATTCAAAGAATAACTGAGCTTTATGTCGACATCTCTGGGATTCTTCTTGTTAGGTGCAATGGTCATGCTTCCTGTTATCATTTCACCTGCGCATATAGTTAACACATCTTCAAGGTAAAGCACTTTTTGCTTCCAGTGTGTAGCCCTATATTTTGGTCCTGCTTTGCATTTTCTGATTGTCTCATGAGTTCTAAACATCGACAAAGAAGCTATTGCATCATACACATTTTTGTCTGTCGTTTTGGAATATCGTATAATCATCATCCTGTGGCGCATGGTGACTGATAAATCAAAGTAGGCTACAAGTGCATGTATATGATCATTACGTTTTGACACAAGCTTGAATGGAGCTGCAAAGGAAGCATCTTCAGACGCCATCTTAGAGATATCCCTTTAGAAGAAAAAAGcagccaaaaaaaaaggaatttgcATTAGACGAAAGCAACTAATTTAGTATAATATGCTATCAGTCACGATTTGGTTGCCATCAACTGTGTCAGCAAGAGGTTCCGTGATTGCGCTTCTCTTGATGCATGACATGTCAAACCTATACACGTCGTTCAAACTGTATAGGAGAAACAACAAAGAGGCTGTAAACTAATGGAAACGTATAGAATACTAGAAAAAGTGATTACTTCACATTCTACTTTGTCTTCTTCAGCAGCTCAGTTCTAACCCTGAAGAAGCTAGTGATTGTCCTGTGACTGTAAGCTAGGAGAACAGTCCTCCTCAGGAAACTAATTAATGAAGGTAATATGGATTTCCACACTTCAGATGAAGAGAGTTTAACAAGTGGTGAGGAGAATTCATCTGTCTACTCAGACCCAACCAGTCTTGTCAGAGACTCAAACTACATTGAAAACGGTTCAGATAGCACTAGCAGTGCCGCCTCAAATTTGTCTCCTGATGAAAAATGTAATACCATAGATTCACTCAGTGAATAAAACTCATATGTCTCCTCAGAACCAACCAGTCCTACTGCCATAGATTCAAACTACATTGGAAACAGTCCATGTTGTAGTACTAGTTCAGACTCGGTTCCTGATGAGAACTGTAATGGCTAACAAACATGACCTCAATCTAACCAAGAAGATTCCACAGATAAATCTGTAAGGGTTATTTACCAAGGAGAACAAGCTTGTAACTGGAATAGTCCAGTTGTTTTTGAGGTGTAATCGTATTTTTTTCTGGCGAAGAGACTTCTAAGAGAAAGTAAAGAGTCCAAGGGTGAAAGTAAAGAGAACCAAGTGGAATGCTATTCTAAGGCACATCCCTAagctttattttctgtttgccATTGTAGAAGTTAGGGTGAAATTATTTATCTGTAAGAACATTAGGGAAAGGCAATGAGGGAAAGCAGAGAAGTATAATCAAAAGGTCATGAAGACAGG includes:
- the LOC125589896 gene encoding uncharacterized protein LOC125589896, translating into MEVNKITVEKEKSHHDDGRKQISMERVELPQLHEHPLIPFNRFVLTQCKACNLLSDDYGYIYGGYRCNELGCEEIMFHKECFKPLKEINHSFHPNLLKLIIPTLPLHNSQSHTCFCGYSFKAGYCCKICDFKLDLKCARRSSTRALPVNSYGHEHLFKIVSESYRGRGEKICKACGYQECDQYVTHVDCVDFFPEAYHTSHPQHPLKSRRGQVPDYADKKCLLCEKGFRQFHLCDVCNYSICSACMRNPPPLNIQCLKTHEHQLHLFSRLIDFTCNACGTQGSRSPYLCLPCNFIIHRECIDLPRVISINRHDHRISYEVEMQSLP